In the genome of Thiomicrospira aerophila AL3, one region contains:
- a CDS encoding septation protein A — protein MKILFDLFPVILFFIAYKMYDIYIATAVAIVATIMQVGYLYARYRKVEKIHLITLALIVILGGATILLQDEAFIAWKPTIVNWGFAAVFLASHYMFGNKPIVRRMMEGLIQMPDQVWMRLSYMWIAFFVFSGVINLWVYYNFSLDAWVNFKLFGLMGLTFAFILIQGLYISRYTQQDETENTPVEANSADTTQTADIKKD, from the coding sequence ATGAAGATATTATTCGACCTATTTCCCGTTATCCTATTTTTTATTGCCTACAAGATGTATGACATCTATATCGCAACCGCTGTGGCGATCGTGGCGACCATTATGCAAGTAGGTTATTTGTATGCACGTTACCGTAAAGTAGAGAAAATCCATCTGATAACCCTGGCACTCATTGTTATTTTGGGGGGCGCCACTATTTTATTGCAAGATGAAGCCTTTATCGCCTGGAAACCCACCATTGTTAACTGGGGTTTTGCAGCCGTGTTTTTAGCCAGTCATTATATGTTTGGCAACAAACCGATTGTGCGCCGCATGATGGAAGGCCTAATTCAAATGCCCGACCAGGTTTGGATGCGCTTGAGCTATATGTGGATTGCGTTTTTTGTTTTTAGTGGCGTGATTAACTTGTGGGTGTATTACAATTTTTCTCTTGATGCTTGGGTTAACTTTAAACTGTTTGGCTTGATGGGATTGACCTTTGCGTTTATCTTAATTCAAGGGCTATACATTAGCCGTTACACCCAGCAGGACGAAACAGAGAACACGCCCGTTGAAGCCAACTCAGCGGATACCACCCAAACCGCCGATATCAAAAAAGATTAA
- a CDS encoding cell division protein ZipA C-terminal FtsZ-binding domain-containing protein, with the protein MNEMQWILLAFALVVVVAIYFVSQKRSSRHIKTEQEPKQKKTFNIKNQFAKVGISKATENQPSQASTRATFEDKIPSFKADEDLSTHSSLAGQSGRDDADAFDYLQAKLELEAEMEREQDRAASAFGHQSAKLANNQDGPKHKVIEIDDMFPADDTYYPKEVRDGRHNYAEAPSQLEVPLDNSEPETFAILVLSIADEFSIKAIDQVLKTNGLTFNAEAGIFVKKVNNKTVLRVANIFEPGVFPAEWEEGASTAGIAIILQLPTHIKAPRAMDELILTARRVSQSLRGRMYDMERRMIRETDLQAMRERALDYETTRM; encoded by the coding sequence ATGAATGAAATGCAGTGGATATTATTGGCTTTTGCACTAGTCGTGGTGGTGGCAATTTATTTTGTCAGTCAAAAACGATCTTCCCGTCATATTAAAACTGAGCAGGAACCTAAGCAAAAAAAGACTTTCAATATTAAAAATCAGTTTGCTAAGGTGGGTATAAGCAAAGCCACTGAAAATCAGCCTAGTCAAGCCAGCACAAGAGCGACGTTTGAAGATAAAATTCCAAGTTTCAAAGCAGATGAAGATTTATCCACTCATTCTTCTCTAGCGGGTCAATCGGGTCGTGACGATGCTGATGCATTTGATTATTTGCAAGCTAAACTCGAATTAGAAGCTGAAATGGAACGTGAGCAAGATAGAGCCGCTTCTGCTTTTGGCCATCAGTCTGCTAAGTTGGCAAACAATCAAGATGGACCTAAACACAAAGTGATCGAAATCGATGATATGTTCCCGGCTGATGATACCTATTACCCTAAAGAAGTGCGTGACGGTCGTCATAACTATGCTGAGGCGCCCAGTCAACTTGAAGTGCCGCTTGATAATAGCGAGCCCGAAACTTTTGCCATACTTGTTTTGTCTATTGCCGACGAGTTCTCAATTAAGGCGATTGATCAAGTGCTTAAAACCAATGGCTTAACCTTTAACGCTGAAGCGGGTATCTTTGTTAAAAAAGTCAATAATAAGACCGTGTTGCGAGTGGCCAATATTTTTGAACCAGGGGTGTTTCCTGCCGAATGGGAAGAGGGTGCGAGCACCGCTGGTATTGCGATCATTTTACAGTTACCTACGCATATCAAAGCGCCTCGTGCCATGGATGAACTGATCCTGACTGCGCGGCGCGTATCACAAAGTTTACGAGGTCGAATGTATGACATGGAGCGTCGCATGATTCGGGAAACTGATTTGCAAGCCATGCGTGAACGTGCGCTCGACTATGAAACGACACGGATGTAA
- a CDS encoding segregation and condensation protein A, whose product MSETLPLQPVQLELPLAWVRGEPITHLPKNLYIPPKALKVLLETFEGPLDLLSYLIKVNRFDIADIPVVEITRQYQAYLSMMQELDMELAAEYLYMAAWLTEIKSRLLLPQPPALEDDELEVDPREALMQQLLDYQAYQHAASWLAEQVTQAQADYPVMLNVDWLDASEDDIAAKQEPAPTPQIELGDLWQALSRVMQRQALVKPHQIGEEKILISHKIAYIEACLAQQPMQRLALLDLVVWQEGKPGLVVTFIALLELWRQGRVQLFQDEADQWLEVLAT is encoded by the coding sequence GTGAGTGAGACCTTGCCACTTCAGCCAGTTCAGTTAGAACTCCCCCTTGCTTGGGTGCGAGGCGAGCCGATTACCCACTTGCCCAAAAATCTCTATATACCGCCCAAAGCCCTGAAGGTGCTACTAGAAACCTTTGAAGGGCCACTGGATTTACTGTCGTATCTGATTAAAGTTAATCGATTTGATATTGCCGATATTCCGGTGGTAGAGATTACGCGACAATATCAAGCCTATCTGAGTATGATGCAAGAGCTGGATATGGAATTAGCGGCTGAATACCTCTATATGGCGGCCTGGTTAACGGAGATTAAATCACGCCTATTATTGCCTCAGCCCCCTGCACTAGAAGACGATGAACTTGAAGTGGACCCGCGTGAAGCCTTAATGCAACAACTATTAGACTATCAGGCCTATCAACATGCTGCGAGTTGGTTAGCCGAACAAGTTACGCAAGCGCAAGCTGATTATCCGGTCATGCTAAACGTCGATTGGCTTGATGCTAGTGAGGACGATATCGCGGCCAAGCAAGAACCGGCTCCGACCCCGCAGATTGAGTTAGGCGATCTGTGGCAAGCTTTAAGCCGAGTAATGCAACGACAAGCCCTGGTTAAACCTCATCAAATTGGGGAAGAAAAAATCTTGATCAGTCATAAGATTGCGTATATCGAAGCCTGTTTAGCCCAACAGCCGATGCAACGTTTAGCGCTATTGGATTTGGTGGTGTGGCAGGAAGGTAAACCAGGCCTGGTTGTTACCTTTATCGCGCTATTGGAATTATGGCGGCAAGGTCGGGTGCAGTTGTTTCAAGACGAGGCGGATCAGTGGCTTGAGGTCTTAGCCACGTGA
- the yjgA gene encoding ribosome biogenesis factor YjgA: protein MVRPRNVGKVNRKKPIPEWEQEEFTSRTDIKLAAQEVTDIGVSLAEFSDSQLKKMQLPQELLDAVLLLKTMTAGPAIKRQRLFIGKWLRQHEDELAEIRARLIEAEERAKKQNLHFQKLERWRDRLLSDGDEALNALLEDFPQADRTLLRQHVRNALKEAEQNKPPKSARAIFQYLRGLEW, encoded by the coding sequence ATGGTTCGACCACGTAATGTGGGCAAGGTAAATCGTAAAAAACCGATCCCAGAATGGGAGCAGGAAGAGTTTACCAGTCGCACAGATATAAAATTAGCCGCGCAGGAAGTGACCGATATTGGGGTGTCGCTTGCTGAGTTTAGTGACAGCCAGCTAAAAAAAATGCAGTTGCCACAAGAATTATTGGACGCTGTGTTGTTATTAAAAACTATGACGGCGGGTCCGGCGATCAAACGTCAGCGTTTGTTTATTGGTAAATGGTTGCGCCAACATGAAGACGAGTTAGCGGAGATTAGAGCTCGGTTAATTGAAGCCGAAGAGCGCGCTAAAAAGCAAAATTTACACTTTCAAAAGTTGGAGCGTTGGCGGGATCGGTTATTAAGTGACGGTGACGAAGCACTCAATGCCTTACTTGAAGATTTTCCGCAGGCCGATCGAACCCTATTGCGCCAACATGTGCGCAATGCGTTAAAAGAAGCCGAGCAAAACAAGCCGCCTAAATCCGCACGGGCTATTTTCCAATATTTACGAGGACTGGAGTGGTAA
- a CDS encoding site-2 protease family protein, with translation MMAMNELNFMQLLAIWALPVIFAITLHEAAHGWAAEKLGDKTARMLGRVTLNPIKHIDPIGTLLVPAALLFFGGFIFGWAKAVPVSMRNFKRPERDMAVVAIAGPAANLLMAVLWALVLKLGFILVGNQPEVGQFLIYSGIAGLSINIILMLLNLLPIPPLDGSRLVSAVLPKPLAWQYNRLEPFGLFILLGLVVLGVVSWLLSGPYQATYRFMLGLIGV, from the coding sequence ATGATGGCGATGAATGAGCTCAATTTTATGCAGTTGTTGGCAATTTGGGCCTTGCCCGTTATTTTTGCCATTACCTTGCATGAAGCGGCTCATGGTTGGGCGGCAGAAAAATTAGGCGATAAAACCGCTCGGATGCTTGGACGGGTCACCTTAAACCCAATCAAACATATTGATCCTATCGGCACCTTGCTGGTGCCAGCGGCCTTGTTATTTTTTGGCGGCTTTATTTTTGGTTGGGCCAAAGCTGTCCCCGTGAGTATGCGCAATTTTAAACGCCCCGAACGGGATATGGCGGTGGTGGCCATTGCCGGACCGGCAGCGAATTTGCTGATGGCGGTATTATGGGCGTTGGTACTCAAGCTGGGGTTTATCTTGGTGGGTAATCAACCTGAAGTCGGGCAGTTTTTAATTTACTCTGGCATCGCCGGGTTGAGTATTAATATTATTTTAATGCTGCTCAATTTACTGCCTATTCCGCCTTTAGACGGCAGCCGTTTGGTGTCAGCCGTACTTCCCAAGCCGCTCGCGTGGCAATATAACCGGCTAGAACCTTTTGGTTTGTTTATTTTGCTCGGTTTGGTGGTGCTCGGTGTTGTGAGCTGGTTGCTGAGTGGGCCTTATCAAGCAACCTATCGTTTTATGCTTGGGTTGATTGGGGTTTAA
- a CDS encoding asparaginase domain-containing protein, which produces MDAISILACGGTLDKDYDPLRGELVFSQSHLPTLLAQANHTLPLSVNAVMLKDSLMMDDTDRESIYQACLADHSEQIVITHGTDTMPETAIYIADRLANLPHKTLVLTGAMRPFQLGQSDASFNLGAALMAAQLLPAGVYLVMNGQVFLARQVQKDRARGVFVPKRSA; this is translated from the coding sequence ATGGACGCAATCAGTATCTTGGCTTGTGGGGGGACACTTGATAAAGACTATGACCCTTTAAGAGGCGAATTAGTGTTTAGCCAAAGCCATCTTCCGACCTTGTTAGCTCAGGCCAACCACACCCTACCCCTGTCGGTTAACGCCGTGATGTTAAAAGACAGTTTAATGATGGATGACACTGATCGCGAATCGATTTACCAGGCCTGCTTGGCGGATCATAGTGAACAGATTGTGATCACCCATGGCACCGATACCATGCCTGAAACCGCTATCTATATCGCTGACCGCCTAGCGAACTTACCCCATAAAACCCTAGTCTTAACAGGGGCGATGCGTCCCTTTCAACTGGGCCAATCCGATGCCAGCTTTAACTTGGGTGCGGCATTGATGGCGGCACAACTGCTGCCAGCAGGCGTGTATTTGGTTATGAACGGCCAGGTTTTCTTAGCTCGTCAAGTACAAAAAGATCGCGCACGCGGTGTTTTTGTCCCAAAACGCTCTGCTTAA
- a CDS encoding DMT family transporter, translated as MLPISLAYLVVILIWTTTPLAIQWSGEADWFFGVAARLILSALIILPLIILFKQQRFDLSWSALKVYGAAAIGLLGGMTPVYWAAQTMPSGWIALIWGINPIVTGLLIYFILQTERLTLAKWLGIGVSLIGLMVLFVPNLESASTQDLLLQGLIVALIGVFFHSLSTVLVKKTAHNLPPLHVVTGALWITSIVFLILQPRVLLDWPELSVRTSWALGYLILIGSVIGFALYYYVLKHLDALRLGMIPMITPVFAVALGVAVNDEQLTWPVIIGAMLILAGLLLFELERFYRLLKRRRQS; from the coding sequence ATGTTACCAATCAGTCTTGCCTATCTGGTGGTGATTCTTATCTGGACGACGACCCCTTTAGCCATTCAATGGAGTGGTGAAGCAGACTGGTTTTTCGGCGTGGCCGCGCGACTCATTTTGAGTGCACTTATTATCCTACCGCTGATTATCCTATTTAAACAACAACGCTTTGATCTTAGCTGGTCTGCGCTCAAAGTCTATGGTGCTGCGGCCATCGGCTTATTAGGTGGGATGACTCCTGTCTATTGGGCGGCTCAAACCATGCCATCAGGTTGGATTGCCTTGATTTGGGGCATTAACCCAATTGTCACCGGCCTGCTGATCTATTTTATTTTACAAACAGAACGCTTAACGCTGGCCAAATGGCTTGGGATTGGGGTAAGCTTAATTGGCTTAATGGTATTGTTTGTACCCAACCTTGAATCAGCTTCGACCCAAGATTTATTACTGCAAGGTCTAATCGTGGCCTTGATTGGGGTGTTTTTTCACTCATTGAGCACCGTTCTGGTTAAAAAAACTGCCCACAACCTGCCACCGCTACATGTGGTAACCGGTGCATTATGGATCACCAGTATCGTGTTTTTAATCCTGCAGCCAAGAGTGCTACTTGATTGGCCAGAACTCTCAGTGCGCACCAGTTGGGCACTAGGTTATTTAATCCTGATTGGCTCGGTAATCGGATTTGCGCTCTATTATTACGTGCTGAAACATTTAGATGCGCTACGCTTAGGCATGATACCGATGATTACACCGGTATTTGCGGTGGCACTTGGGGTGGCAGTCAATGATGAACAACTGACCTGGCCGGTTATTATCGGGGCGATGTTGATATTAGCAGGCCTGCTGCTATTTGAATTGGAACGGTTTTACCGGCTACTTAAGCGTCGCCGGCAATCTTGA
- a CDS encoding PHP domain-containing protein has translation MSKVDFHCHSQASDGSLSPQALVDLALDKAISSLAITDHDTTAGYEAVYPYAKNRGLDLISGVEISALWQNRTVHIVGLNLVVDNAPLQTMLAAIRRLRWQRADAINARLQQRGHPCMAARLKEIVGDGVVGRPHIAQVLVERQYVTSINQAFDKFLKQGRTGFVAANWPELAEVVATINSAGGQAVLAHPGKYKLTSRKLNGLLTDFKLAGGSGLEVVTQKFASSEAIGMADRAKRHQLMASVGSDYHGPEQTWRQLGALAALPPGVTPIQQAWLGTQAASFNAQNL, from the coding sequence GTGAGTAAGGTTGATTTTCACTGCCACAGTCAGGCATCAGATGGCAGCCTGAGTCCTCAGGCTTTGGTTGATTTGGCGCTAGACAAAGCGATTAGTAGTTTAGCGATTACCGATCATGACACGACAGCAGGCTATGAAGCAGTTTATCCCTATGCCAAAAATCGTGGGTTAGATTTAATTAGTGGCGTGGAAATTTCAGCTTTGTGGCAAAATCGTACCGTTCATATAGTGGGTTTGAATCTTGTGGTGGATAACGCCCCTTTGCAGACCATGCTTGCGGCGATTCGTCGCTTACGCTGGCAACGCGCTGATGCTATTAATGCCCGCTTGCAACAACGAGGTCATCCTTGTATGGCCGCGCGGCTCAAAGAAATAGTGGGTGATGGTGTGGTCGGGCGACCGCATATTGCGCAAGTGCTCGTTGAGCGTCAGTACGTGACGTCGATCAACCAAGCGTTTGATAAGTTTTTAAAACAAGGTCGAACCGGTTTTGTGGCCGCCAACTGGCCAGAATTAGCAGAGGTGGTCGCAACTATAAACTCGGCTGGCGGGCAAGCGGTGTTGGCTCATCCAGGAAAATACAAGTTAACTAGTCGTAAATTGAATGGTTTATTGACTGACTTTAAATTAGCCGGTGGCAGCGGTTTAGAAGTGGTCACTCAAAAATTTGCCAGCTCTGAAGCCATTGGTATGGCCGATCGTGCCAAACGCCATCAACTGATGGCATCGGTTGGTTCAGACTATCATGGACCTGAGCAAACTTGGCGCCAGTTAGGCGCCTTAGCCGCGCTACCGCCAGGGGTCACGCCGATTCAGCAGGCCTGGTTAGGCACACAGGCGGCCAGTTTTAACGCACAGAATTTGTAA
- a CDS encoding YciI family protein, with protein sequence MLFTIMAQDVADSLAKRLAARPAHLARLDALDAEGRLVLAGPHPLLDGQEGFSGSLIVAEFASFEQATAWAEEDPYVAAGVYDSVVVKPFKQVFPK encoded by the coding sequence ATGTTATTTACGATCATGGCACAAGACGTTGCTGATAGCTTAGCTAAGCGCCTCGCCGCTCGGCCTGCGCATTTAGCTCGATTAGACGCACTTGATGCCGAAGGACGCTTAGTTTTAGCCGGCCCACATCCGCTGCTTGATGGCCAAGAAGGCTTCAGTGGCAGTTTAATCGTTGCAGAATTTGCATCATTTGAGCAGGCAACAGCTTGGGCAGAAGAAGACCCCTATGTCGCCGCAGGCGTCTATGACTCTGTGGTGGTTAAGCCCTTTAAACAGGTATTTCCAAAATGA
- the lexA gene encoding transcriptional repressor LexA gives MSNLAYLIPRRQQKLAFDNQTAFELMDEEWVDIPLVGWTYAGEPRQMELDYDSVSVPKSLVKKETFALRVKGDSMVDEDICDGDIVIIERCNSAENGESVVVRINQEEITMKKLFIEAEGVRLQPANAEMKPIFLKNQDIEILGIVRGILRPT, from the coding sequence ATGAGTAACCTGGCCTATTTAATCCCTAGACGTCAACAAAAACTGGCCTTTGATAACCAGACCGCATTTGAACTAATGGATGAAGAATGGGTCGATATTCCCCTAGTAGGTTGGACCTACGCCGGCGAACCGCGTCAAATGGAATTGGATTACGATTCAGTCAGCGTGCCAAAAAGCCTGGTTAAAAAAGAGACCTTTGCGCTGCGTGTTAAAGGTGACTCCATGGTTGATGAAGACATTTGCGATGGGGATATTGTCATTATCGAACGCTGTAATTCAGCAGAAAATGGTGAATCAGTGGTAGTACGCATTAACCAAGAAGAAATCACCATGAAGAAACTGTTTATTGAAGCGGAGGGCGTGCGTTTACAACCCGCCAATGCCGAGATGAAACCAATTTTTCTAAAAAACCAAGATATTGAAATTCTAGGCATAGTGCGCGGCATACTACGCCCCACCTAA
- the scpB gene encoding SMC-Scp complex subunit ScpB has translation MKQSKAASSMQAQLMTLLITADEPLQPVVLRQHLAASNPQPFDLDGLLINLEAALAPLGLRLKINQAGVRLVLSPVQQAWLAQFEPQRTPKLSRAALEILAILIVKQPITRAEIEAIRGVQVSSSSLQQLKELGWIDQQGQKQVPGLPYLWVSTDKLVQDLGLASVQQLHDELVARLAEFKQDNNGLNPLEKNAAATESAKIPLQ, from the coding sequence GTGAAGCAGTCTAAGGCCGCCTCCAGCATGCAAGCACAACTCATGACGCTATTAATCACCGCGGATGAACCTTTGCAGCCGGTGGTGTTACGCCAGCATTTAGCGGCCAGTAATCCGCAGCCATTTGATTTAGACGGCTTGTTAATAAATTTAGAAGCAGCATTAGCACCGCTTGGGCTGCGCTTAAAAATTAATCAAGCGGGGGTGCGTTTGGTTTTGTCACCCGTGCAGCAGGCCTGGTTAGCTCAATTTGAACCTCAGCGGACGCCAAAACTATCGCGCGCGGCGCTCGAGATTTTGGCTATTTTAATCGTCAAGCAACCCATAACGCGGGCCGAAATCGAAGCGATTCGTGGCGTGCAGGTCAGTAGCAGTAGTTTGCAGCAACTTAAAGAACTGGGCTGGATTGATCAGCAAGGGCAAAAGCAGGTGCCTGGCTTACCTTATTTGTGGGTCAGTACCGATAAACTGGTGCAAGACTTGGGTTTAGCTTCAGTGCAGCAGTTACATGATGAGTTAGTGGCGCGTTTAGCTGAATTTAAGCAGGATAATAACGGCCTGAATCCGCTAGAGAAAAACGCAGCCGCTACGGAAAGTGCTAAAATCCCTCTTCAATAG
- a CDS encoding L-threonylcarbamoyladenylate synthase has product MSKQCIYIEVHPENPQPRLITQAVERLEAGGIVAFPTESGYALGCLLDNKEGAERIRQLRRLDDKHDFTLMCPDLSHLSHYAKVGNVQFRYLKAHLPGPYTFLLPASREVPRRIQNAKRKTIGLRVSPNKVCQTLLSYFDKPLMSVSLILPGDTLPMADAWSIKETLESQLDVIIDGGFGGYEPTTIIDFTDDVPVLVRQGQGVFDE; this is encoded by the coding sequence ATGTCAAAACAATGTATTTATATTGAAGTTCATCCCGAAAATCCTCAGCCACGATTGATAACGCAAGCGGTTGAACGATTAGAAGCCGGCGGGATTGTTGCCTTTCCAACCGAGTCAGGTTATGCGTTAGGTTGTTTGCTAGATAATAAAGAGGGCGCAGAGCGGATTCGCCAGCTGCGTCGTCTTGATGACAAGCATGATTTCACGCTGATGTGCCCAGATTTAAGTCACCTCTCGCATTATGCCAAAGTAGGCAATGTGCAATTTCGCTATTTGAAAGCCCATTTACCTGGGCCTTATACCTTTTTATTGCCTGCCAGTCGTGAAGTGCCGCGGCGGATTCAAAACGCCAAACGCAAAACCATTGGTCTGCGCGTGTCGCCTAATAAAGTGTGTCAAACGCTATTAAGTTATTTCGATAAGCCATTGATGTCAGTGTCTTTAATTCTGCCAGGCGATACCCTACCGATGGCCGATGCTTGGTCGATCAAAGAAACCCTGGAGTCTCAGTTAGACGTAATAATCGATGGCGGGTTTGGCGGCTATGAGCCCACTACGATTATTGATTTTACCGATGACGTACCGGTATTGGTCCGTCAAGGCCAAGGCGTGTTTGACGAATGA
- the ligA gene encoding NAD-dependent DNA ligase LigA encodes MKDDVSVLTQQDYLLLCAEIMLHNQAYYRDDRPIISDAQYDQLYQRLLAVEAVHPDWVTEHSPSQQVGFASHQAFAPITHRMPMLSLNNSFDDQDLSAFYQRAYDRLVQIQHPLVAKSTTELAFFAEPKLDGLALSLRYESGRLVTAATRGDGETGEDVTHNVRTIQDIPKRLRGDHWPAVLEVRGEVFMTKASLASLNEQQLARGDKPFANPRNAAAGSLRQLDAKVTAQRTLNFFCYGWGEVSEDIPWPKDYPGVMALLAQWGLPINPLGQAVAGLDKMLAYYQQLSQKRPDLAYEIDGIVYKLADLSAQTALGFTAKFPRWAIARKFPAQEVWTDLLGIDIQVGRTGALTPVARLTPVAVGGVVVSNATLHNLDEIRRKDIRIGDKVIVRRAGDVIPEIVASLADQRVGELAEFSMPSQCPVCDSAVFKDPDKAVYRCSGGLYCPAQQQRALEHFVSRKAMDIQGLGSKVITQLVAAGLVSHPDDFYQLTLESLLKLERMAEKSAQNLLDAIAASKQITFARFIFALGIAEVGEVTAKNLARTFSSIDDLIAADTSQLLAITDIGPVVAEQIQRFFAQAHNREVISGLIAAGIHWPTSSSNQSLSKQANDSTQQATDDHPFVNKTLVITGSFDEFSRIELAERFESLGAKVTSSVSKNTDFLIAGDKAGSKLTKAEALGIPIIKADELTRVLGAVDGSTT; translated from the coding sequence ATGAAGGATGACGTTTCGGTTTTAACCCAACAGGACTACCTCCTACTTTGTGCTGAGATTATGCTGCACAATCAAGCCTACTATCGGGACGATCGCCCGATTATCAGTGATGCGCAATACGATCAGCTTTATCAACGCCTTCTCGCTGTTGAAGCTGTGCACCCAGACTGGGTGACGGAACATTCGCCATCGCAACAAGTTGGTTTTGCTTCCCATCAGGCTTTTGCACCTATAACCCATCGCATGCCTATGCTGTCGTTAAATAACAGTTTTGATGACCAAGATCTGAGTGCCTTTTATCAACGCGCTTATGATCGTCTGGTCCAGATTCAGCATCCATTAGTTGCTAAATCCACAACTGAATTGGCGTTTTTTGCCGAACCCAAGCTCGATGGTTTGGCACTAAGTTTGCGCTATGAATCAGGGAGATTAGTCACCGCAGCGACCCGTGGCGATGGTGAAACAGGTGAGGATGTCACTCATAATGTGCGCACTATTCAAGATATTCCCAAGCGATTGCGAGGTGATCACTGGCCAGCGGTATTAGAAGTCCGCGGTGAAGTGTTTATGACCAAAGCATCGTTAGCGTCGCTCAATGAGCAACAACTCGCCAGAGGTGATAAACCCTTTGCGAATCCACGCAATGCAGCAGCAGGTAGTTTAAGACAATTAGATGCGAAGGTTACCGCACAACGCACTTTGAACTTTTTTTGCTATGGCTGGGGTGAAGTCAGTGAGGACATTCCTTGGCCGAAAGACTACCCTGGTGTGATGGCGTTATTAGCACAATGGGGTTTACCGATTAACCCGCTTGGCCAGGCAGTAGCAGGCCTGGATAAGATGCTGGCCTATTATCAGCAGTTATCTCAGAAGCGGCCAGATTTGGCCTATGAGATTGATGGCATTGTCTATAAATTAGCGGATTTATCGGCGCAAACGGCACTCGGGTTTACCGCAAAATTTCCGCGCTGGGCCATTGCACGCAAGTTTCCGGCGCAAGAGGTGTGGACTGACTTATTAGGCATCGACATTCAGGTTGGACGTACCGGGGCACTGACCCCGGTGGCACGACTTACGCCAGTGGCTGTAGGTGGCGTAGTGGTGTCCAATGCCACCTTGCATAATCTTGATGAAATTCGGCGCAAAGATATTCGCATAGGGGACAAGGTTATCGTCAGACGTGCCGGTGATGTGATTCCCGAGATCGTCGCCTCACTTGCTGATCAACGAGTGGGCGAGCTAGCCGAATTTAGCATGCCATCTCAGTGTCCTGTATGCGACTCCGCGGTATTTAAGGATCCTGACAAAGCGGTTTATCGCTGTAGCGGAGGCTTGTATTGTCCTGCGCAACAGCAGCGCGCACTAGAGCATTTTGTGTCGCGTAAAGCGATGGATATCCAAGGCTTAGGCAGTAAAGTCATCACCCAATTAGTCGCGGCCGGTTTGGTGTCCCATCCTGATGATTTTTATCAGCTGACATTGGAGAGTTTATTAAAACTTGAGCGGATGGCAGAAAAATCAGCCCAGAATCTGCTGGATGCAATAGCCGCATCCAAGCAAATCACCTTTGCGCGCTTCATTTTTGCGCTAGGTATTGCGGAGGTAGGTGAGGTGACGGCCAAAAACCTGGCGCGTACCTTTAGCTCAATTGATGATTTAATTGCGGCCGATACCAGCCAACTACTGGCGATTACCGATATTGGTCCTGTAGTGGCTGAGCAAATTCAGCGATTTTTTGCCCAGGCACATAATCGTGAAGTGATTAGCGGACTGATCGCAGCCGGCATTCATTGGCCCACTAGCAGCTCAAACCAAAGCCTAAGCAAACAGGCCAATGACTCAACCCAGCAAGCGACAGATGATCATCCGTTTGTTAATAAGACCCTGGTGATTACCGGCAGTTTTGATGAATTTTCTCGAATTGAGCTGGCAGAGCGCTTTGAAAGTTTGGGCGCTAAAGTGACCAGTAGCGTCTCCAAAAATACGGATTTTCTCATTGCCGGTGATAAAGCCGGTTCAAAACTAACCAAAGCTGAGGCGTTGGGCATTCCCATCATCAAGGCTGATGAATTAACGCGCGTTTTAGGAGCAGTAGATGGTTCGACCACGTAA